The Plantibacter sp. Leaf314 genome includes a window with the following:
- a CDS encoding ParA family protein: MLRVGLALDPRVEGEILATMLDLGHRVAWRCHDAAELEDRLATGSPVDVLLVSPAAAGLRAELIDTADRVGTRVVALASGEAERRHATGLGLVDVVLLPVDAEELERSIAPIELGDADRRVPEPAAGRVIAVWGSAGSPGTTTVAAGIASELAARGRRVLLVDADTYGSSVATMLGLLDEAPGFAAACRLAGSGALDIEQLERIAVVHPSPSGAFRVLTGISRAARWPELSTERVATTLERCREWMDDVVVDTAFCLEADEEISSDLFAPRRNGAAFAVLGSADRVVEVGAADPVGITRLLRGHAELVELVDPTRISVVVNRLRSVALGTGPAGQLASTLSRFGGIEAAALLPEDQRVVDAAVIAGQCLRDQAPRGALPTALRRFVSAELEDHPATPRGRDRGRGRRSLRRTRGRRRAIERTRRRE, translated from the coding sequence ATGCTGCGGGTCGGCCTCGCCCTCGACCCGCGCGTCGAGGGCGAGATCCTCGCGACGATGCTCGATCTCGGACACCGGGTCGCGTGGCGCTGCCACGACGCGGCCGAACTCGAGGACCGTCTGGCGACGGGGTCGCCCGTCGACGTGCTCCTGGTCTCACCCGCCGCCGCTGGCCTCCGGGCGGAACTCATCGACACCGCCGACCGGGTCGGAACCCGAGTCGTGGCGCTCGCCTCGGGTGAAGCGGAGCGTCGCCACGCCACCGGGCTCGGGCTCGTGGACGTCGTGCTCCTGCCGGTGGATGCGGAGGAGCTCGAGCGGAGCATCGCTCCGATCGAGCTCGGTGACGCCGACCGTCGTGTGCCGGAACCGGCAGCGGGTCGGGTGATCGCCGTGTGGGGCTCGGCGGGTTCGCCGGGCACGACGACGGTGGCCGCCGGCATCGCGAGCGAGCTCGCGGCGCGCGGTCGACGCGTCCTGCTCGTCGATGCCGACACCTACGGCTCGTCCGTCGCGACCATGTTGGGGCTCCTCGACGAGGCACCAGGGTTCGCTGCCGCCTGTCGCCTGGCCGGCAGTGGTGCGCTCGACATCGAACAGCTCGAGCGCATCGCGGTGGTGCATCCGTCGCCGTCCGGTGCGTTCCGCGTGCTCACCGGCATCTCGCGTGCAGCGCGCTGGCCCGAACTCTCGACCGAGCGCGTCGCGACGACCCTGGAGCGGTGCCGCGAGTGGATGGACGACGTCGTCGTCGACACGGCGTTCTGTCTGGAGGCGGACGAGGAGATCTCGAGCGACCTCTTCGCTCCGCGTCGGAACGGTGCGGCGTTCGCGGTGCTCGGGTCCGCCGACCGCGTGGTCGAGGTCGGGGCCGCGGACCCCGTCGGGATCACGCGACTCCTCCGCGGGCACGCGGAACTCGTCGAACTCGTCGATCCGACCAGGATCTCCGTCGTGGTGAACCGGCTGCGCAGCGTCGCGCTCGGCACCGGGCCGGCCGGTCAGCTGGCCTCGACGCTCTCCCGCTTCGGCGGGATCGAGGCGGCGGCACTCCTCCCCGAGGATCAGCGGGTGGTGGACGCCGCTGTCATCGCCGGGCAGTGCCTCCGCGACCAGGCGCCGCGTGGCGCGCTCCCCACAGCGCTGCGCCGCTTCGTCTCAGCGGAGCTGGAGGACCATCCGGCGACGCCGCGAGGCCGCGACCGTGGCCGGGGTCGGCGGTCGCTCCGACGCACCCGCGGTCGCCGCCGTGCGATCGAGCGGACACGGCGCCGTGAATAG
- a CDS encoding sensor histidine kinase, translating into MSTLSDLVLAQGRSSAADVEWLHMLLADSQLLADLAFADIVIWVPTDSGSFIAVAHSRPSSAATLFYRDFVGQSIKQEWRKQVTDCFESGRIIESSAPDWYEETPTRVRAVPVARRISPTEKTNADGPIAVITRHTNLGEARTPSRQELTFNDCASDLFEMIAVGDFPDLGAPTGPRRGAPRASDGLIRLDVDGTVTFASPNALSAFNRIGFAEELEGESLADVTTHLLSGTGTVTVDESLPLVVTGRAPWRTDIEDKGVTVSLRAIPLRSRGERVGAIVLCRDVSELRHQEQELITKDATIREIHHRVKNNLQTVASLLRIQARRTHSEDAHDALTQAMRRVAAIAVVHDTLSEGLNQNVDFDEVFERVLLLVAEVASSHNTTVRPKSSGSFGVLPSEYATPLALALTELVTNAVEHGLNGRDGDVEITADRTDELLSVQVRDNGVGLPEGKVGSGLGTQIVRTLIQGELGGTIDWHTLMGSGTEVTIAIPMRWVAKS; encoded by the coding sequence GTGTCGACGCTCAGTGATCTCGTTCTCGCCCAGGGCCGCTCCAGTGCGGCCGACGTCGAGTGGCTGCATATGCTGCTCGCAGACAGCCAACTCCTCGCAGACCTCGCATTCGCGGATATCGTCATCTGGGTGCCGACGGATTCGGGGAGTTTCATCGCCGTCGCGCATTCCCGGCCGTCCAGTGCCGCCACCCTCTTCTATCGCGACTTCGTGGGTCAGTCGATCAAGCAGGAATGGCGCAAGCAGGTCACCGATTGTTTCGAGAGCGGGCGGATCATCGAGTCGTCCGCACCCGATTGGTATGAGGAGACCCCGACCCGCGTGCGCGCGGTCCCGGTGGCACGTCGGATCTCACCGACCGAGAAGACGAACGCCGACGGACCGATCGCGGTCATCACCCGGCACACGAACCTCGGCGAAGCGCGCACCCCGAGCCGTCAGGAACTCACCTTCAACGACTGCGCGAGCGACCTGTTCGAGATGATCGCGGTCGGGGACTTCCCCGACCTCGGGGCGCCGACCGGACCCCGCCGGGGCGCTCCACGCGCCAGCGACGGACTGATCCGACTCGACGTCGACGGGACGGTCACCTTCGCCAGCCCGAACGCACTCTCCGCGTTCAACCGCATCGGCTTCGCCGAGGAACTCGAGGGCGAGTCGCTCGCGGACGTCACCACGCACCTGCTCTCGGGCACGGGGACGGTCACCGTCGACGAGTCCCTCCCGCTCGTCGTGACCGGACGCGCTCCGTGGCGCACCGACATCGAGGACAAGGGCGTGACGGTGTCCCTCCGGGCGATCCCGTTGCGGAGCCGGGGTGAGCGCGTCGGCGCGATCGTCCTCTGCCGCGACGTCAGCGAACTGCGCCACCAGGAGCAGGAGCTCATCACCAAGGACGCGACCATCCGCGAGATCCACCACCGGGTCAAGAACAACCTGCAGACCGTCGCCTCACTCCTGCGTATCCAGGCGCGACGGACGCACTCCGAGGACGCGCACGACGCCCTCACCCAGGCCATGCGGCGTGTGGCGGCCATCGCGGTCGTCCACGACACGCTCTCCGAGGGGCTCAACCAGAACGTCGACTTCGACGAGGTCTTCGAACGGGTGCTGCTGCTCGTCGCCGAGGTCGCGAGCTCGCACAACACCACCGTCCGGCCCAAGTCCTCCGGCTCGTTCGGGGTGCTCCCGAGCGAGTACGCGACCCCGCTCGCGCTGGCCCTCACGGAGCTCGTCACCAACGCGGTCGAGCACGGCCTCAACGGGCGGGACGGCGACGTGGAGATCACCGCGGACCGCACCGACGAGTTGCTGAGCGTCCAGGTGCGCGACAACGGCGTCGGCCTGCCCGAGGGCAAGGTCGGCTCCGGGCTCGGAACGCAGATCGTCCGCACGCTCATCCAGGGGGAGCTCGGCGGGACCATCGACTGGCACACGCTGATGGGCAGCGGGACCGAGGTCACGATCGCGATCCCGATGCGCTGGGTCGCCAAGAGCTGA
- a CDS encoding WhiB family transcriptional regulator, giving the protein MDWRDKAACLTVDPELFFPVGNTGPAVDQIDKAKAVCATCSVTELCLQYALETGQDSGVWGGLSEDERRALKRRAARARRAS; this is encoded by the coding sequence ATGGATTGGCGCGATAAAGCTGCCTGCCTGACCGTCGACCCGGAATTGTTCTTCCCGGTCGGGAACACCGGTCCGGCGGTCGATCAGATCGACAAGGCGAAGGCCGTGTGCGCCACCTGCAGTGTCACCGAGCTCTGCCTCCAGTACGCGCTCGAGACCGGCCAGGACTCGGGTGTCTGGGGCGGCCTCAGCGAAGACGAGCGTCGCGCGCTCAAGCGCCGCGCAGCTCGCGCCCGCCGCGCCTCCTAG
- a CDS encoding Lsr2 family protein: MAQKVTTTYIDDLDGSELAAGAGETVRFAIDGTEYEIDLGSDNAKNLRESLKPFIGAGRPVKRGRRTSGTSTRNSAENLAAIREWAAKNGHAVSSRGRIPQAVQDAYRAAN; encoded by the coding sequence ATGGCTCAGAAAGTCACCACCACCTACATCGATGATCTCGACGGCAGTGAACTCGCCGCCGGTGCGGGCGAGACCGTGCGGTTCGCCATCGACGGAACCGAATACGAGATCGACCTCGGTTCCGACAATGCGAAGAACCTCCGCGAATCGCTGAAGCCGTTCATCGGCGCCGGACGTCCGGTCAAGCGTGGCCGTCGCACCTCGGGCACGAGCACGCGGAACAGTGCGGAGAACCTCGCGGCGATCCGCGAGTGGGCCGCGAAGAACGGGCACGCCGTCTCCTCGCGTGGACGCATCCCGCAGGCCGTCCAGGACGCCTACCGCGCCGCCAACTGA
- the bcp gene encoding thioredoxin-dependent thiol peroxidase — MPEPIRLSAGDPAPTFTLTDQDGSAVSLADFAGRRVILYFYPAAMTPGCTTQACDFRDNLASLAGAGYVVLGVSKDSVEKLKAFQEEDGLTFPLLSDPELTVHRAYGAYGEKNSYGRIVTGVLRSTFVIDEAGEISLARYNVKATGHVKSLRKALGLDA, encoded by the coding sequence ATGCCAGAACCCATCCGTCTGTCCGCCGGCGACCCGGCCCCCACGTTCACCCTCACCGACCAGGACGGCTCGGCGGTGTCGCTCGCCGACTTCGCCGGCCGACGGGTCATCCTCTACTTCTACCCCGCCGCCATGACGCCCGGCTGCACGACGCAGGCCTGCGACTTCCGCGACAACCTCGCGTCGCTCGCCGGTGCCGGGTACGTGGTCCTGGGTGTCTCGAAGGACTCCGTCGAGAAGCTCAAGGCCTTCCAGGAGGAGGACGGGCTCACGTTCCCGCTCCTCAGCGACCCCGAGCTGACCGTGCACCGGGCCTACGGCGCCTACGGCGAGAAGAACTCCTACGGACGCATCGTCACCGGCGTCCTCCGCTCGACGTTCGTGATCGACGAGGCCGGCGAGATCTCCCTGGCCCGGTACAACGTGAAGGCCACCGGACACGTGAAGAGCCTCCGGAAGGCACTCGGCCTCGACGCCTGA
- a CDS encoding helix-turn-helix domain-containing protein gives MELQRDPAPLGRFLTVSDAAEVLNVSAAEIAGLIETGELPAIRVGRSGPWRIEFSALEAFISGRYEEARRAGLWHEAQFTELSEFSGAPTLRPVLPFS, from the coding sequence ATGGAACTGCAGCGCGACCCGGCCCCGCTCGGCCGCTTCCTCACCGTCAGCGACGCGGCGGAGGTGCTGAACGTGTCGGCGGCGGAGATCGCCGGGCTCATCGAGACCGGCGAACTGCCCGCGATCCGGGTCGGCCGCAGCGGTCCATGGCGGATCGAGTTCTCGGCACTCGAGGCCTTCATCTCGGGTCGGTACGAGGAGGCCCGTCGTGCAGGGCTCTGGCACGAGGCCCAGTTCACCGAGCTGTCGGAGTTCTCCGGCGCCCCGACGCTCCGGCCGGTCCTTCCCTTCAGCTGA